ATTATCATAAAACCGATAGCGTTCTTTTTTACTGTAGGTGGTGTGTTCGCTTTTTTCTATGTTTTGTTTACACGCACAATACAGATTATTATAAAAATAGGAAATGAATAAGGAGGCTTATTATGGCAAAGGACTCATCTTTTGATATTGTATCAGAAACAGATATGCAAGAAGTTAATAATGCGATTAGTCAAGCGATGAAAGAAATCGGACAAAGATTTGATTTTCGAAACAGTAAATCGGATATCACTTTAGAAGGTAATGACCTTAAAGTGATATCCGATGATGAATTTAAGCTGGAGAATGTACTCGATATTTTCCGCTCAAAAGCGATTAAACGCAATGTGTCAGTTAAGTGTTTTGATTACGGGAAAGTAGAACCAGCGGCAAAAGGGACTGTTCGCCAAATGATAAAGATAAAAAGCGGCATCAGCAAGGAAAATGCAAAAAAAATCATCAATCTGATTAAAGAGTCGAAACTCAAAGTGCAAGCGCAGATTCAAGATGATCAAGTCCGTGTATCAGGGAAGAATAAAGATGATTTACAGCAAGTCATTGCAAAATTAAGACAAGCTGATTTAGAGATTGATCTTCAATTTATTAATTTTAGATAAAGAGTGAAAAAGCGAAAGAATTCATAACGAGATTCTTTCGCTTTTTTCTATGCTTGAGCGAGTGTTTTTTTGTATTGGAATAAACCAATACAGGTGCAGATAAGGCAAATTAAGTTTAAGACTAATACATCATTCCATGTATTGGGGGAAGTACCTGTTAGGATGATTTCACGGCAAGTACTAGATAAATACGTAATCGGAAATAGGTAGGAAAGAAGTTTGCTAACTAGACTCATGGATTGATAGGGCCATATATACCCTGATAAGATAAAGGCGGGAACAGTATAGATAATAGAGCATCTAGTGAAATTTAATTCGCTTTTTATAAAGGAGGATAGCAGAAGTGTAAATGCGATTGCCGCACAAGTAAAGGCAACGCCCAATGCACTTAATTCAATGAAAGAAAATAAGTTTGGTAAGTTAAAATAATGAATTGCTGTATAGATTGTAAGTGCGAAAGCAAAAATGGAACTAAGAAAATATGGCGTTAACTTTGCGGAAAAGTGATAGAGAAGACTGCGATAACGATTGTCAGGAATATTAAGCGGCTGTGCGAGAAAAGATGCCCCAGTAGAAAGAAATATTCCCTGTTGAAATGCTGCCATTGCAAGACCGATTAGAAAGAAATACAGATAACTTTCATTTTGATTATGCAGTACGCGGTATTGCAATTGAACAGGCATAACTTTACCAAGGGTATTAGTAGGTGCTGTTAAATTTGCATTTAATAATTGGGCGGATACATTTGCCGTTGTGTTCGCGATGATTGGCTGAATTGTTGTTA
This genomic interval from Selenobaculum gibii contains the following:
- a CDS encoding ABC transporter permease, encoding MTWWQIFMQECTLLIKKDPRRIIFIIGAPIAYLFLFGLLYSPQIVNHIPIAICDEDQTPLSRAIIQQLSDSERLNLVAVTNNEFRTQDLFNQNITMATVYIPQNFSQQIKTGISSKILLTVDGSNLISTNTLLTTIQPIIANTTANVSAQLLNANLTAPTNTLGKVMPVQLQYRVLHNQNESYLYFFLIGLAMAAFQQGIFLSTGASFLAQPLNIPDNRYRSLLYHFSAKLTPYFLSSIFAFALTIYTAIHYFNLPNLFSFIELSALGVAFTCAAIAFTLLLSSFIKSELNFTRCSIIYTVPAFILSGYIWPYQSMSLVSKLLSYLFPITYLSSTCREIILTGTSPNTWNDVLVLNLICLICTCIGLFQYKKTLAQA
- a CDS encoding YajQ family cyclic di-GMP-binding protein, whose translation is MAKDSSFDIVSETDMQEVNNAISQAMKEIGQRFDFRNSKSDITLEGNDLKVISDDEFKLENVLDIFRSKAIKRNVSVKCFDYGKVEPAAKGTVRQMIKIKSGISKENAKKIINLIKESKLKVQAQIQDDQVRVSGKNKDDLQQVIAKLRQADLEIDLQFINFR